The genome window AGGAATATATATagtaaaagaaacaaacaagacCGTTTGCATGCACCCATTTTCTAAATATGATTTTGGttagtttatactttatatgtTATAACAGATCAAAGTAATGTGTAGAATCACCATGTAACAAAAAATGTAATGTGTAGAATCTTGGTAAGACTTACAAACATTCTCTTAATTCAAAAATCTCAATCAAGAAAtccagaaaaacaaaataaaaatatacccCGTTGAGCATGCTCCTATTATATACATACTTTCACCAGACATGTGCATGTTAGGCGTGATCTTATACGAGGTTTTGTCAAATTTTGTTATCTTCTTTTTCAGTTAGACATGACATGATTAatcaaaaaatcataataatatttgaaatttcgGGTTTGGACAAAATTGACTGCACGTTTATATAaaacaaactattatttttctttaaaataaggtGAAGCAAGCATGCACTTAAACAGTCTTATGGGCTGACAGTCCAAAAGATTTTTACACTTAATTAATCACATATGctaatttttcaataattacTGAAAGtgtatattaattaaaactcGTTAATATAAACTTACTTTGGTGGTGTTAGGAAGCAAACTGCGAAGCTTGGCAAGATGGTTGTTGATTCTCTCTCTACGTCTTCTTTCAGCTTCACTGTGACTCTTTGAAGCAGCAAGAGCCTTAGCCTCCATGATTTCTTGAGCAGTCATCTTTCCCAGCTCGGCTTGGAGTCCAAAGGGTGCTGCTGAACCGGGTTGAACCATGGGTCCAAGGGTGTCAgaaatgatcctcagatggtgGTGGTGATCAAGATGAGAAGAGGGACCCTCGTATGCAAACTGAAGAGAAGGGACAACCCTTCTGCTGCTGAAGAAGCTTGCATAGGGTGAAGGTGTTGTGGGAGGAGGGACAAGAAATGGTGCTTgctcatgatgatgatgaaccgggtttgtgttgttgttgttgatgtagTGAACCGGGTTGGAGTTGAAGGAGTGAACCGGAGGCATGGACCATGATTGTTGTTGCAAGGTTGGAGAGACTTCAGGTGGGAACATTAGCCCTCTTGAAGCACCACCCCCAAAGATGTCACTGTTTTGTTGCATCTGTTGTTGAAGGAGGTGTTCTTGGTAgctttgaatgttgtttttggTATCGATTGGTAAAGAGGAACACTGACCTTGATCTTCTAATTCCTTTTTCATCTCCCTCTATTTATGCGTGTTGTTTCTGAGAGCTATGGCTGTGTGAATAAAACTCCAAAGTCGAAAGCTTTATATGTGATGGTGTAgtgaaaagagaaggaaaatttgagGGTTCAAATGTCAGAAAGGTGAGGGTATTTTCTGTTTTGTCTGATTGACTATAAGAAAAAGGAACTAGAGCTGAAAGGGAAAAAGGGTATCGAGAAGAATATTATTTCATATAGTATTTTGTTTACATTTGcacaatgaataataaaaatgaaacgaGCAttggaaacaagaaaaaagaggaaattaattaaaatagaaaaaagacacAAACCTTAATTCCTTTTGATCCAAGGGATGAGTAGTACTGATTGTGGTCTCTTCTAGTTCTGTCTTGTGGTTCTATCACATGTGTTGAAGGATCAATCAGTTACTTTCTCTTGTGGGGGTGGGAGTGGGGGTGGTGAAAGAGAAAGGCCAAAGGGTTTTGTTTTGAACTTcaattctctttctctctcaaatctCTTTCACTTGGTAGGTGTTTATACTTCTGCCACGATTGTGTGGTAAtgaccccttttatccttggcCTTCAATAGAGCCTTCCTTTTCCTTTATGCTTTGTTGGTGTCTTTTTGGACTTATTTTTGCTCGTTGCTCTCTATGATCTTCTTCTCTCTCTGCACTCTTGCAGCCTTCACCCTCTAAAATATATAGAGCCTGTTTGAGTACTGGTAGTCCCCTTTCCTTCCTTCTTACGGCATTAACTTTATATCATCCCATGTAGCTTTCAGGGCTGTCCGTGGAGTGGCATCTTTTTAAACAcaagataaaatataagatatcaCTAACGAGTGTTATTAGAATCTTGTGGTTAAgtaacaagaaaatatttttaaaaattatgaaaaatataatattattcatcctaagagtttttaaatttcttaatcaatctTCTAAAACACTGAttatttttcaccaaaaaaataaatctaatacCAGCCAGTACAAATGTTTTGTATAACTATATAGTGAAATCTTTAGTATAATCTCATAAAGTAATTAACActaattttactaattttttgttGCTTTGAGTGGTTCAAAGTGTATAATTACACTAGCggtgaaagaaagagagagaaatgtaGATGGGAAACACAAGCATGAACAGAGTGAACACAACACAGATTGTCGACCGACCGAGGACCAAAAAGGCTGAATAGTTATCATCATGATAAAAAAGGTTAGCTtaaccttttctttctttttccattttctaaattttcagTAACTAGTTcaattttatatacattttttcagttttgtttattatcattagggtaagtgatttttttttctcttgtataaatatgtaacaatttagttcttaaaacaaaaaaaaataaaaatttaatctctaaagatataaaaatcaataatgtcTTGTCTTTAAGTTTTGTAAGTCTATCTTATCttaatattgaaaatttttaatattaacttaacattaaattatattacgATAGAATGTAatgatcatatttttttatatacttagagataaaatttaaatttttattcttttaattaaagattaaattatcaataattaactcattcaggaaaaaaatcatttacccttattattatttcattttccttATTTTGGGGTCACTTTTAGGCTTTGCACTTTCCCTTATGGCGTTTCCTTTTAGTATTTCGTTCTTCGGTCAAGCCCCCACGTTCTTCCATACTCTTGGCTAGTAGTATGTGACTATGTCCACGCCACCCTTTCTGTTTCCCCAAGACCATGTAATCATTGTGTCTTGGAACACACTCCACCCCCTCTTCCGTCTCTTCTCTCTCCTTGCTTCTCCTAAACAAGTGTCTTGGTTTCAGTTGAAACTAGGTGTGTAGTAGTGTGCGTATATGTTTATGCATATTTATATTCGTGGCTCTCATTACCCTATCCTTTTGGGGGGTATATAGGAAACTTGTGCATATACATGATCtatatttttctagtagtggagTGGAGGTGGTCCACGAGGTGATCTATACATGATCTATATAatgcttgaattttttttaccttttgctGTAGAAATTTGCAATAGGAGAGACAAAGAGAGTAGTGGATCAGCATTACCTTCATTTTACGTGGGCATGCAGTAATGTCTGTCTTCAACAATATCAATAACCCAAACTTCAAGTTTAATCTAAATTGAGTTTAGGATCAGTGTTTTGGCTTGCCATTATAATTATAGCAAGTAATCATTTTGCACATGAAGTAAGATGAAATTATTCGTATTAGTTTGACTCACGTTCTTGACCCTTCAATTTTCTCAAACTGATAATCATCAACTTGCAGACCATTTACCGAAATGTATCTTCTATAGTAATTTTTTCCTTCACAAGAAAACGAACAAAGAAAtcgttattttaaatatatggaAAATGGACACATACTTTTCTATATTTGTTGTTATGTGCAAAAAGTAGATGTAGGATATATATCAAATCTGATGCAAAATGCATATTCTCTAAgaataaacattaaatatatacatgGCTTTAATTTCTTGGCAACTTCCTGTCTTCGTATTTTAATTCATCCGTGTCTACCACAATGACGTTGATGACTCAAAGTTGTGAGCTAGATAGTAAGGACAACAAATCAATATGGATTTATTGTAATTATATAatgacaatttattttatttattagaaagaGCCAAAAGATAATCTTAAattctgaagaaaaaaatattttaaaaaatgccaCTTTGGGATGGTTGGTAAGATATTGTCCACTAAAATGTTAGAACTTGAAAAGGCAGCACAACACAATGAAATAATAGATGTTTCCAATTACTTTTGACAAGTGGCACAGTTTTCGAAGCTCCTCTTTATCTACTCTAGCTATAGTATAATAGTAGTATtgctttattttaatattattcttttttaatgtcTCTCTAGCTTCAACACCTCCTTATCTTCTCCTCATACTCGATACTCACTGTTTACCTTATGCTGTGCCAGTAGCTGTTGTTTGCTGCTCCCTGGTTGGTCCAAAAGAGGTTCGCATAGTATGGTTTCGGTTCCAATCTTTTTATAtggtgaaaataaaaggaaaacaggGTAATTTATTAGCCCTGGCTTAAAAGGCAAGTCTTATAGCCCTTCACCGGCAAAATCTGCAAGCTAATTACACGGTTCCCATAAGCAGCTTGGTCatcaaaagtaaaagtaaaaacgTAAATCATTAAAGCCTAGACACGTACGTTTCCCTATTCAACCTTATAGGGTTGTTGGAAGTGCTTAGATATAGAGATGGGAagataatttgtttaatttattctgattttgaagaaGACGATAATATATTCTGtcattttaactaatttaatttttttttaaaaataattaatttagttaatcatattaaatttattaattatttatgttgtttttttaaaattattattcattacTCTCTTCACTTAATTATTTCTCATAAAAAAGTAATCACATTTGGAAAGAATACTATGATTAATTAAGGgtattataagataaaaatagtTAATGCACTAAACTTTTAAAGTATGAaataatacaacaacaacaacgccttatcacactaggtggggtcggctacatggatcaacttctgccataatgttctatcaagtaccatacttctatccaaatcattaagttcgagatccttcttgatgacctctcttatagtctttttgggtcttcctctgcctcgaattgtttgtcttctctccatctggtctactctcctcactacagagtctaccggtcttctctctacatgcccaaaccacctaagtctattttccaccatcttctctacaataggcgctactccaaccctctctctaatagctccgtttctaattttatcctgtcgagtcttaccacacatccaccgcaacatcctcatctccgctacacctactttagtctcatgttggctcttgaccgcccaacattctgttccgtacaaaatcgccggtcttaccgcagccCGATAAAattttccctttagcttgatcggtacctttgcatcacataacacccccgatgcttttctccatttcatccatcctgcttgaatgcgatgattcacatcccctcaatttctccatcatcctgtattacaaacccaagatatttaaaccgtgtgacttgagggataatatggtctcctattttcacctctgagttagataccctcctacttttgttgaacttacattccatatactccgatttgcttctgcttaggcgaaagccatgtgtttctagagctcgtctccaagtttccaacctctcattcaactcctccctcgactctccaaggaggactatgtcatctgcaaaaagcatgcatctcggcgctatctcttggatttgttccgtgaggacatccagaattaaggtaaaaaggtaggggctaagggttgacccttgatgcaaaccaattgtgatgggaaaatcgtctgactctccaccctgtgtcctaacactagtcgataccctatcatacatatcttggatagctcgaatatatgcaaccctaacccctttcttctctagagctttccacaaaatctctctaggcactctatcatacgctttctccaagtcaataaaaatcaagtgcaagtcttgttggtccatgcgatattgctccatcacccgccgtaataaataaatcgcttccatggtcgaccttcccggcatgaaaccaaattgattctcagtaacttgagtctcctttcttaatctccgttcgatcactctttcccataatttcatggtatgactcatgagcttgattcccctataatttgcacaattttgtatatcccctttgttcttatagattggcactaacgtgcttctcctccattcctccggcatgcgttttgacctcataatttcattaaagagtttggtgagccactcaagacctctatctccaagagttttccacacttcaataggtatgttgtctggccccaccgccttaccgttactcattcttttcaacgcttcctttacttcctgtttctgaatccgacgataatacttatagttccggtcctcttctcttgtgtctagactgctagagtcgtatccatatccatcattaaataagttgtggaaatacaccttccacctttccttgatatctttttcatgcactaagactttgccttcttcatccttaacacactttacgtgatccaaatctctagtcttcctctctctacccttagcaagcctatatatagatctttctccatccctggttcctagagcttggtatagtccgtcaaaagcttgggctcttgcctcactcaccgcctttttggtttcatttctagctatcttatacttatc of Glycine soja cultivar W05 chromosome 1, ASM419377v2, whole genome shotgun sequence contains these proteins:
- the LOC114413879 gene encoding transcription factor bHLH30-like — encoded protein: MKKELEDQGQCSSLPIDTKNNIQSYQEHLLQQQMQQNSDIFGGGASRGLMFPPEVSPTLQQQSWSMPPVHSFNSNPVHYINNNNTNPVHHHHEQAPFLVPPPTTPSPYASFFSSRRVVPSLQFAYEGPSSHLDHHHHLRIISDTLGPMVQPGSAAPFGLQAELGKMTAQEIMEAKALAASKSHSEAERRRRERINNHLAKLRSLLPNTTKTDKASLLAEVIQHVKELKRQTSLIAETSPVPTESDELTVDAVDEDGKFVIKASLCCEDRSDLLPDLIKTLKALRLRTLKAEITSLGGRVKNVLVITGDEDNSNSNTHNGEQSMQQQQQQFCISSIQEALKAVMEKSGGGDESASGNVKRQRTTTNNNINILEQRSL